Proteins found in one Aethina tumida isolate Nest 87 chromosome 1, icAetTumi1.1, whole genome shotgun sequence genomic segment:
- the LOC109608483 gene encoding glutamate--cysteine ligase regulatory subunit: MAGTNLDIEKVIISTGNILSLNDITKKSGQNPTEELVEAINITIKEYQNGSPLKPNPDHLMVISRPNDDLSIKMGEHDISDLKIGLKIFVTNNNQQLTVQAIEKALIILNVASVDDVIVSFKRANDVTRDDLDQIKTVWTILENYIKNEKIKHIGIADVEEATFRAIYDWANIKPSIIQINLATCCVVPPSLQAFCKDKEVKLLTHSDPSDILPVPSIEGIFGKPLVLKWALRFLTHIKCRGVLTTKGYLLNLDVD; the protein is encoded by the exons ATGGCAGGCACAAATTTGGACATTGAGAAGGTTATCATTAGCActggaaatattttatctttgaaCGACATTACCAAAAAATCCGGTCAAAATCCAACTGAAGAG CTGGTGGAAGCCATAAACATTACTATAAAGGAATACCAGAATGGTTCCCCACTAAAACCCAACCCTGATCATTTAATGGTAATCTCTAGACCCAACGATGATCTGTCTATAAAAATGGGCGAACATGACATTTCAGATCTGAAAATCGGACTTAAAATCTTCGTTACCAACAATAACCAGCAACTAACTGTTCAGGCAATTGAAAAGG CATTGATAATCTTGAATGTCGCCAGTGTTGATGACGTGATAGTATCGTTCAAGCGCGCAAACGACGTCACCAGAGATGATTTAGatcaaattaaaactgtttggACCATTTTGGAGAACTACATCAAAAACGAGAAAATTAAGCACATCGGTATTGCAGATGTGGAGGAGGCTACTTTCAGAGCTATATATGACTGGGCCAACATCAAACCCAGCATCATTCAGATTAATCTTGCCACTTGTTGCGTTGTACCTCCTTCATTGCAGGCTTTTTGTAAGGATAAAGAGGTGAAGCTTTTGACCCACAGTGATCCAAGTG ataTTCTCCCTGTGCCATCAATTGAAGGAATCTTTGGAAAgccattagttttaaaatgggCCTTGAGATTCTTGACTCATATTAAATGCAGAGGAGTCTTAACAACAAAGGGTTACCTCCTAAATTTGGACGTTGACTAA
- the LOC109608493 gene encoding transmembrane protein 14C, whose amino-acid sequence MTVDVPGFIYAGAVAAGGILGYYRAGSIPSLAAGLLFGSALAYGAYQVSQDPSNYSMQLATSSILAGVMGYRFYNSGKIMPAGVVCLLSVAMIARIGVKAAGLTGSKVTST is encoded by the exons atgacTGTAGATGTGCCTGGATTTATTTACGCTGGGGCTGTAGCTGCTGGAGGAATATTAGGTTATTATAGAGCAg gctCAATTCCTTCACTGGCAGCAGGTCTACTGTTCGGCAGTGCTTTGGCTTATGGTGCCTACCAAGTATCACAGGATCCCTCCAATTATTCCATGCAGCTCGCAACAAGTTCAATCTTGGCCGGTGTCATGGGCTATCGCTTCTACAACTCAGGCAAGATAATGCCTGCTGGTGTTGTTTGCTTGCTCTCAGTTGCAATGATTGCCAGGATAGGTGTTAAAGCTGCAGGTTTGACTGGTTCCAAAGTAACCAGTACATAG
- the LOC109608517 gene encoding uncharacterized protein LOC109608517: MEAERDQNILNAEQEPCSDNELEQKYEIAHGDDSVSEEGLDDTVEEQSPDPSEQGATDNMLLSEAELPGASNLKKLEKDIKKIVKSYMKTMIRESPFHDMELIYPRKKVKVEELPEPYDECNQDGEKDPTLEDSLEETLD; the protein is encoded by the exons ATGGAAGCTGAAAGAGACCAGAATATTCTCAATGCGGAGCAAGAACCGTGCTCCGATAATGAGTTGGAGCAGAAATACGAAATAGCCCATGGTGACGATTCTGTATCCGAAGAAGGCCTCG ATGACACTGTGGAAGAACAGAGTCCGGATCCGTCTGAACAAGGAGCAACAGACAATATGCTTCTTTCTGAAGCCGAATTACCAGGAGCTAGCAATTTGAAGAAACTCGAaaaggatattaaaaaaatcgtgAAGAGTTACATGAAAACTATGATCAGAGAAAGTCCATTTCACGATATGGAACTGATATATCCCAGGAAGAAGGTTAAAGTTGAAGAGTTGCCTGAACCATATGACGAATGCAATCAAGATGGGGAGAAAGATCCCACCTTGGAGGATTCTCTAGAGGAGACGTTGGATTAG